One Actinomyces marmotae DNA window includes the following coding sequences:
- a CDS encoding leucyl aminopeptidase: protein MSTLEIIQDPAARIDADVLVLAAAPPSDGGASGILAAGACLEGIDVGAVEAALPSLGFSGSLDAVVRIPSAIAAPAGQAISAPTILVVGTGRGLDLAESADHDAAALGLTRAGALSRAAARATRELAGVERAVLALPCAEAHDLTAVAEGAMTGAYAWKGRVPAPTEPLAAITISSPLAGGALAEEARARAVALGEAVALTRDLVNEPPNRLVPEALAERAAEVARSAGIGVDTLDERELAKQGFGGILAVGQGAANPPRLVRLEWAPSDARAHIALVGKGITFDSGGLSLKPPASMPEMKSDMAGAATVLGAVLAAARLELPVRVTAWLALAENMPGPGAQRPSDIITMRGGTTVEVTNTDAEGRLVMADALARAVEDSPDAVLDVATLTGAQIVALGDHVSGVMGTPAVRDAVARAAASAGESFWPMPLPEQLRPSLDSPYAALRNAVVGSRAGGMLTAGLFLREFIGSAPWAHLDIAGPAFNERAPWGGTPTGGTGHGVATLLEYLRAVAQ from the coding sequence TCGATGTGGGCGCCGTGGAGGCGGCGCTCCCCTCCCTCGGCTTCTCCGGCTCGCTCGACGCGGTGGTGCGGATCCCCTCCGCCATCGCCGCGCCCGCCGGCCAGGCGATCAGCGCGCCGACGATCCTGGTGGTCGGCACTGGACGGGGCCTCGACCTGGCCGAGAGCGCCGATCACGACGCGGCGGCCCTGGGCCTCACGCGCGCCGGCGCACTGTCGCGCGCGGCGGCGCGCGCCACCCGCGAGCTGGCCGGCGTGGAGCGCGCCGTCCTCGCGCTGCCCTGCGCCGAGGCCCACGATCTGACCGCCGTCGCCGAGGGCGCGATGACCGGCGCCTACGCCTGGAAGGGCCGGGTCCCCGCGCCCACCGAGCCCCTGGCGGCGATCACCATCTCCTCGCCGCTGGCGGGAGGGGCGCTGGCCGAGGAAGCCCGGGCCAGGGCCGTGGCGCTGGGCGAGGCCGTCGCCCTGACGCGCGACCTCGTCAACGAGCCCCCGAACCGCCTGGTCCCCGAGGCCCTGGCCGAGCGCGCCGCCGAGGTCGCCCGCTCGGCGGGAATCGGGGTGGACACGCTCGATGAGCGGGAGCTGGCGAAGCAGGGGTTCGGCGGCATCCTCGCTGTCGGCCAGGGCGCTGCCAATCCTCCCCGCCTCGTGCGCCTCGAGTGGGCGCCCAGCGACGCCCGCGCCCACATCGCCCTCGTCGGCAAGGGCATCACCTTCGACTCCGGGGGCCTGTCCCTCAAGCCCCCCGCCTCAATGCCGGAGATGAAGTCCGACATGGCCGGCGCGGCCACCGTGCTCGGTGCCGTGCTGGCCGCCGCTCGGCTTGAGCTGCCGGTGCGTGTGACCGCGTGGCTCGCCCTGGCGGAGAACATGCCCGGCCCCGGCGCGCAGCGCCCCAGCGACATCATCACCATGCGCGGTGGCACCACGGTGGAGGTGACCAACACCGACGCCGAGGGCCGGCTCGTCATGGCCGACGCCCTGGCCCGGGCGGTCGAGGACTCCCCGGACGCGGTGCTCGACGTCGCCACGCTCACCGGCGCGCAGATCGTGGCCCTGGGCGATCATGTCTCCGGGGTCATGGGGACACCGGCCGTCCGCGACGCCGTCGCTCGCGCGGCGGCCAGCGCCGGCGAGTCGTTCTGGCCCATGCCGCTGCCCGAGCAGCTGCGCCCGAGCCTGGACAGCCCGTACGCCGCGCTGCGCAACGCGGTGGTCGGCAGCCGGGCCGGGGGCATGCTCACGGCGGGGCTCTTCCTGCGCGAGTTCATCGGTTCCGCCCCCTGGGCCCACCTGGACATCGCCGGCCCTGCCTTCAACGAGCGCGCCCCGTGGGGAGGCACTCCCACAGGGGGGACGGGCCACGGCGTGGCGACGCTCCTGGAGTACCTCCGAGCAGTCGCCCAGTGA